The following are from one region of the Salvia hispanica cultivar TCC Black 2014 chromosome 1, UniMelb_Shisp_WGS_1.0, whole genome shotgun sequence genome:
- the LOC125215747 gene encoding putative late blight resistance protein homolog R1A-10: protein MTAYGAVLSLKNTINNILRCPRFSLVDRSRQIIDVVRKGLEPLKKNLETLDYTSPSKSRKKVNALDGIIKEAIWKFEDSLESLLTQQTPSQSETIPVIVSIDLQSLQSEAHSLIQTLEDMQKDYIHEVENMPRDEPISSVIGFHGNNSKMIGLSDQFQHVKTDFMQGYIGKKRVYALNGTAGVGKTTLAMQIYQDPEIQSKYERRAWVTVGRVPQPISQISRGILAQLCGISDQGDEEIGDCLEERLDDGKKCLVVLDDVWEEQVFNSLLSNLKNASIRFLLTGRHRGWMLSYNLYCYEVRFLNQEESMHLLCDKVFGEEIFPPQLQKAAAKIAKQCEGLPLMIVAVADILSKSEQNRDPVYWNEVAERRNSVFTDAYNEISKVLFPSYGYLPQGLKTPFLFMGVFPSDYDTPYSKIIMKLAAVGLSDDWDCLGLLGSFYSLALCTLKSVDKTSNEFTVEEYKTCRLHSSWRYVCRVEASRNKFYHVLNKLNDDEGLKDQRGVCLENNILFGIREFRNSVTLYCASSSRSLLFYGPYQQYPVCINVGFVLLREIDALTQRFYTFPMEILSLIHLKYLALTCNGELPPTISKLFNLRALIIHPHLSIRRREAPSCVPVQIWDMRELEHIEILGKSLVSPPDVASLEKLSTLVGVNASICTVLNLSRRIPNIKKLGIRIELTPYDDHNDVLSCFGCTSTLRSLKTLKISIANPVVKHGHVFPVTPGLLKLPRNLEKLHLSGMGFPWEYMNVIGSLPSLKALKLRSYAFQGSRWETQKASFRGLEFLLIEESDLEQWKPGYESFPKLTYLSMKHCYKLKEIHKPASLHLEAFKIIEIELEDCNPLALTCACQLQPDRYNRLQVIGSSSFYEKPTTVKFQSDGDEYADMGRSFFAHDGTQEEDYNEEILNMMKEISSLRL, encoded by the exons ATGACTGCTTATGGTGCCGTGCTTTCTCTCAAGAATACAATCAACAACATTCTCCGTTGTCCTCGTTTTAGCCTCGTTGATCGCTCTCGACAAATCATCGATGTCGTGCGCAAGGGGCTGGAgccattgaaaaaaaatctagaaacATTGGACTACACTAGTCCAAGCAAAAGCAGGAAGAAGGTGAACGCTTTGGATGGAATCATCAAAGAGGCCATATGGAAATTCGAAGACTCATTGGAATCCCTTCTCACACAACAGACTCCTTCCCAATCCGAAACCATTCCAGTGATAGTCTCAATTGATCTGCAGAGTCTGCAGAGTGAGGCTCATTCCTTAATCCAGACGCTCGAGGATATGCAGAAGGACTACATTCATGAAGTGGAGAATATGCCTCGGGACGAACCTATCTCCTCAGTAATCGGTTTCCATGGAAACAACTCAAAGATGATTGGTTTATCAGACCAATTCCAACATGTCAAAACCGATTTTATGCAAGGATATATCGGCAAGAAGCGCGTGTACGCGCTTAATGGAACGGCAGGCGTTGGGAAAACCACTCTAGCTATGCAAATCTATCAAGATCCGGAAATCCAGAGCAAATATGAGCGTCGCGCATGGGTCACTGTAGGCAGAGTGCCTCAACCGATCAGTCAAATTTCACGAGGCATTCTTGCTCAACTGTGTGGGATCTCTGATCAAGGAGATGAAGAAATAGGTGACTGCTTGGAAGAAAGATTGGATGATGGCAAGAAATGTCTCGTTGTGTTGGACGATGTCTGGGAGGAACAAGTATTCAATTCCTTGTTATCAAACCTGAAAAATGCATCCATTCGTTTTTTGCTTACTGGTCGACATCGAGGCTGGATGTTATCATATAACCTTTATTGCTACGAGGTGCGGTTTTTGAACCAAGAAGAGAGTATGCATCTGCTATGTGACAAGGTGTTCGGTGAAGAGATTTTCCCTCCTCAACTCCAGAAAGCTGCTGCCAAAATTGCCAAGCAATGTGAAGGTCTCCCACTCATGATAGTCGCTGTTGCTGACATCCTATCGAAATCTGAGCAGAACAGGGACCCTgtctactggaatgaagtagcGGAAAGGAGAAATTCAGTGTTCACGGATGCATACAATGAAATATCAAAGGTACTTTTCCCAAGTTACGGCTACTTGCCTCAGGGTCTTAAAACgccttttctatttatgggAGTTTTCCCTTCGGATTATGACACCCCCTATTCCAAGATAATTATGAAGCTCGCCGCTGTGGGGTTGTCCGATGATTGGGATTGTTTGGGATTGCTAGGTTCCTTCTACAGTCTTGCTTTGTGCACCTTGAAGAGTGTGGATAAAACTTCGAACGAGTTTACTGTTGAAGAGTATAAAACTTGTCGTCTTCATTCTTCATGGCGGTACGTGTGTAGAGTAGAGGCTAGTAGGAACAAGTTTTATCATGTCTTAAATAAGCTAAATGATGACGAAGGTCTAAAAGATCAACGAGGCGTGTGTCTCGAAAATAACATTCTATTTGGCATCAGAGAGTTTCGCAACTCAGTGACATTGTATTGTGCATCCTCTTCACGTTCGCTCCTTTTCTATGGTCCTTACCAACAATATCCAGTCTGTATAAATGTCGGTTTCGTGTTACTAAGGGAGATAGATGCTCTCACACAACGTTTCTATACTTTCCCAATGGAAATCTTGTCGCTAATTCACCTAAAATACCTTGCTCTAACTTGCAACGGAGAACTCCCTCCAACCATATCCAAACTTTTCAACCTCCGAGCCTTGATTATCCATCCACATCTGAGCATTAGGCGTCGTGAAGCCCCATCATGTGTACCGGTACAAATATGGGATATGCGAGAATTAGAGCATATTGAGATACTGGGAAAGAGCCTTGTATCTCCACCTGATGTTGCTTCTTTGGAAAAGCTCTCAACACTTGTAGGTGTGAATGCTAGCATTTGTACGGTCTTGAACCTCTCCAGAAGAATTCCTAACATAAAGAAATTAGGGATACGGATCGAGTTAACGCCTTATGATGACCATAACGATGTTTTGAGTTGCTTTGGTTGCACTTCAACACTTAGAAGTTTGAAGACACTCAAAATCAGTATCGCAAATCCCGTGGTCAAGCATGGTCATGTTTTCCCGGTGACCCCCGGGTTATTGAAGTTGCCGCGTAATTTGGAAAAGTTACACTTGAGTGGAATGGGTTTTCCTTGGGAATACATGAATGTCATTGGCTCACTGCCAAGTCTTAAAGCACTCAAACTGAGATCCTACGCCTTTCAAGGTTCGCGTTGGGAAACACAGAAGGCAAGTTTTAGGGGTCTTGAGTTTcttttaattgaagagagtgATTTGGAGCAGTGGAAACCAGGATATGAAAGCTTCCCTAAGCTTACATATCTAAGCATGAAGCATTGCTACAAACTAAAAGAGATTCATAAGCCAGCTTCTCTGCATTTAGAAGCATTTAAGATCATAGAGATTGAATTGGAGGACTGCAATCCTTTAGCTTTGACGTGTGCCTGCCAATTACAACCGGATCGATATAATAGGCTTCAAGTTATCGgctcttcttctttctacGAGAAACCGACAACTGTCAAATTTCAAAG cGATGGAGACGAATATGCAGATATGGGAAG ATCCTTCTTTGCTCATGATGGTACACAGGAAGAGGATTACAATGAAGAAATTCTCAATATGATGAAG GAGATCAGCTCTTTGAGGCTTTGA
- the LOC125193816 gene encoding 3-ketoacyl-CoA synthase 12-like, translating into MVNLEILFFSVHCDSSFSGGDHRKLSTKFSGEIIPRNKQLGLHEYKFLLKTIVSSDIGEETYVPQMVFDGRESPTLSDGLLEMDEFFLDSIPALLRRTAVPPSDIDLLVVNISMLSSAPSPAARIINLYNLRHDVKVYNLAGMGCSASTIAINIIENIFKMQANSTAMVVTSKSLNPNWYMGNDTLKCSQTASSAPADAPSSSPTSRLYRKRRCSS; encoded by the exons ATGGTTAATTTAG aaatccTCTTCTTCTCCGTCCACTGCGACTCCTCCTTCTCCGGCGGCGACCACCGCAAGCTGAGCACCAAATTCTCTGGCGAGATCATCCCCCGCAACAAGCAGCTCGGCCTCCACGAGTACAAATTCCTCCTCAAGACCATAGTCAGCTCTGACATCGGCGAGGAGACCTACGTCCCCCAGATGGTCTTCGACGGCCGCGAGTCCCCCACCCTCTCCGACGGCCTCCTCGAGATGGACGAGTTCTTCCTCGACAGCATCCCCGCCCTCCTCCGCCGCACCGCCGTCCCCCCCTCCGACATCGACCTCCTCGTCGTCAACATCTCCATGCTCTCCTCCGCCCCCTCCCCCGCCGCCCGCATCATCAATTTATACAATCTGAGACATGACGTGAAGGTCTACAACCTCGCCGGAATGGGCTGCAGCGCCTCCACCATCGCCATCAACATCATCGAAAACATCTTCAAAATGCAAGCAAATTCAACAGCAATGGTCGTCACATCCAAATCCCTCAACCCCAACTGGTACATGGGAAACGACACTCTAAAATGCTCGCAAACTGCCTCTTCCGCACCGGCGGATGCGCCCTCATCCTCACCAACAAGCCGACTCTATCGAAAAAGGCGATGTTCAAGCTGA